The DNA window CTAgtcagaacagaaggaaactacccgagtagtactcgggtaggactcctacgCTCGTATTTGGCTAGTATTTCCATGTaccctgtccccccaaactatataagggcaggcagggaTCCCCTCCTAAGAAGACACATCtgaggcaatacaaaccaccacataggacatagggtattactcacggtccgaacctgtctaaagtttcgcgttccttgcaccttcgagtttctgatctcagcgacactccacctacaatctaccacctcgaggTACCCCTCGATGTTCTTGAAGGTTAAACACCAACATAAAACCTTTTGATTTCATTGTTATAGATGTTGAAAAATGAGATTTAATATCATAGATCTTATAGAGGGAAACTGAACGTGTATATTGTTGTGGTACACATTTTATGTTTTCTTGCCAAAATATGTATAATAAGATCAAAACTTAATTTTTTTTAGTCTTTATCGTATGAAAGCTTGTTTTTAATATCTAAGTTTTACAAAGGTATCAATTCTTAAGCTTTGATGTGTACAAGGTAGTTTAGTTAGTTATTTCCTTACAATAAAATTTGCCATCCCCCGTGTTTGAGCCTCTGACTTAGGTTCTTATTTGTATTTATGATGAATTATATGGTGGGTGTTGGTGTTTTTACCGCCAGCCTATCTAGAGATACCTTAAGGTACGAGATTATTttgtgagggatcgccggatctggaacttgaaggtaaaAGCGAGGACACAGGAtacagatttagacaggttccagcctcaagagtagtgtaataccctacatcctattTGAGgtattgtatattgcgccctgtgcttgggtgttgagttggcTGCTCTGCCGATCTAGGTATCCATACCCTCCTTTATGTATCCCGGGGGCGGGTTATTAGATGGTTACAAGATAGGAGTCCTAATAGTATTACAGGGTAGAGTCCTTGTAGGTTCACCGAGGAATCCTAGTAGGCGTCCAACTTTATTTTCCCtgcgggtagcttccttgcgaatacctggggatctatccctaacaagcccccgagctcttcgtagccgagtagtgcagacttccgagtacttctggagtcatcttcgagttcttctgAACTTCGCCAAGAATGTGTCCTCCCGGGTACTTTCCTGGCTGTTTCGAGGCTGCGAGGTGCTCTCGCCTGAGAAGATTTCAAGCCTTCAAAAATTATCTTTTGTATGGGTTGTgatgaaaatcgcactccacatggagtagcccctgagccttaagttgaattgaagaatcaggctgagggtccaattagtcttgaatcttctttccttTATCTTCCAAATAGATTTGAAAAACAAGTCGTTGATGACACGTATCCTACAGCACTTGattcttgaatccaaatcccaaatttagaaaaaggatccaaaagaaCGTGGTATGCGTTGTAGAATTTTATAGAAtctgaattgatggttaaaatacCGCTCAAAACAGATCTTATCCCAAAGGACCCTTAGGCCACCGCTGGTTTTTTAACCACGCAGTAACCTAGGGTTACCTTTTTCGCCTTCAGTCCTCACATGAGTCAAGatccgagtagttttgcggcatcCAGTCCCCGAGCTTAAAAGTTAGGCGAGCCGTAGAAACCACGTCGAGTAGTTATTGGtgtctagcccccgagcctgggaactagcgaagCCGTGATGGCGCCCCGAGCGGCCTGGAGAGTTGTCGCCtgaaaaaaagacaatgcaaacATAATGTTTGGTATTAAAtataccaaaatttattcgatGCAAAAAGAAATTTGCTGTGTTGAGCTCTTGTTTAGGCCATGTAAATCTCCCAAGTATTCCGCCTATTACGTTTAAACACTGGTCCTATTTTAGccgttgctcatagcgtgtatgagtTATCCGGTGCGCGTAGAGGTGTCAGGCATAACAGAAGAGCCGAGATTTCATAGATTAAGGCATATGCTACCTGAGAAGATTAGCGACCGTTTAAGAGAAAACAACATGCAGAAATAAGAAGTTAGCATTGTGACAAAGAATGCTCGTTGGCATAAGTAGTCGACGAGAGCGTGTGTTGCAGCGTGCATGTCCGTAGGGTACAGCCGTTGTGAGCCCGACACAACTCAATGTACCAAGCGCGTGGGCGGTGCCTTACGAACTCGATGTACCAAGCGTGTGGGCTGTTAGTCGGCAAACACtagaagtagtcgatcatgATGTAACCCTCGAGAGTAAttcccgtcgagaggcgtacccaaaatagTAGCctatcttgtgaagaacaagttggaaaaggtataagcgacttagcttgattcatggGCGATAGTCGACGAAGCCATGGCGGTCGTCGATGAAGCCGCGACGGTTATTGATGAAGTCCGACTAGTTATTGACAATGTGAGCCTCGTTCCCAACTAGTTTTCTAGTCGAAACGAGCAATCGAAGTAGTTGGCGGCGGTTCGCCGagcgtcctcgcgaagtcgaagcaGTTGTCGGTGGGTCGCCGAGAGTCCTCGCGATGTCGAAGTAGTTTGAAGATGAAGTCCTTCAAGCTCGCCCATGGTGGGCGCCAACTGTCGGTATTTTTACTACCAGCCTACCTAAGGGATGCCCTAAGGTAGgagattatttggtgaggaatcgtcggatctggaacttgaaggtaaaAGTGAGAACACAAGATacagatttagataggttcgggccgccaaagtagcgtaataccctacgtcctgtttgaaATATTGTATATTGTGCCCTGCGTTTGGacgttgagttgcctgttggctgcccTGCCGATCTAGGTATAcatgccctcctttatatatcccggGGGTGGGTTACTAGTCGGTTATAAGATAGGAGTTCTAGTAGGATTATAGGGTAGAGTCGTAGTAGGATCACACACAAATTCATAAATTCTAGTAAGAGTCCGACTTCTTTTTTCGTACGGTTAGCTTTCCTGCGGTTGGGCGTTCTGTGTCCGATTCACGTCGAGAACACGAAAATCCGAACCAAACGGCTTCGCGACGCGCAGCGATTTTGGTAACGCAGCCGCGTTTCCCAGTTCACGGAGAGAATCGCCCCATACCCCGATTTCACTGCGTTTCGGATGAAATTACCCACAATGCAATCGGTTAtgtgcgtaccggttcgcgttttcttttccccgccggccgcggcgcccCCGCCCTGTCCGCGGCCACCCCGCCCCCGCCTCGCCCCCGGCCGCCCCGCTCCCGTCCgcggccgccccgccccgcccctgcgccgcccccggccgccccgcccccgtccGCGGCCGCCCCGCCTTTGTCCGCGGCCGGCCCGCCCCGCCCCTGCGCCGTCCCCGTctgcggccgcgccgcccccggccgcccCACCCCTACGTTGCCCCCGGCCGTCCGCGGCTgcgccgcccccggccgcccCGCCTCCGGCCGACCCTCAAAACAAGTTCCCCTCGCGGACCTAGTGCTCCCCCACcacccctcaccgccggccgagcctcccatcgccggaatttgaaGCCCCTCCGGCGCGCAGCTGTGCTCAAGGACCACATTGCAAAGATCAaaatcttttcagggttctCGGTGCATAAAGTCAGGGACCTAGTTGTAATTAAAAACTGTATAGAGTTGTATAGAGCTGCAACCTGTAAATTCGTTTAAAATtcaaatcataaaaatacaacgTAAAATTTATGGAGTCCCTCTACAAGCTTATTGGctagttttaaaataaaaattgtTCTAGAATAAATAATAGTTTTGCATATTGCTACTTAAGTACATATAAACATTAATACTCAACTCAGGGATATAATAGGGGCATAACAGACATTTGTATCTAGAATCCACACTTGACAGTTATTTCgccaaacagctttcagctttcccacagctggCAGCTCACAGCTGATTTTCCACGGCTGGCATCTCAGGAATCCACAGCTCAACCAAAACACGCTTCCTACGAAATGGatcgggagagagagagagagcgcgcgcgcgcgcgccgggggtggggaggaggtggggggaTCCACGGTCAAAATTGAAAGTACGTAACGGAAATCAAATCTGCCCCCAAAGCGACAACGACCGCCGGCGACCCTCCGCCGCTGCCGTCATGCTGCGCCTCCGAAATCGCCTCCTCCCTCTCGTCAGCGCCGCCTCCCAGCTCCCCTCCCCTATCCACCGCAGCGACTGCTTCCGCCTCCTCTCCAACTCCCCCGCCCCATTCTCCCTCGAGGACTACCTCGTCGCCTCCTGCGGCCTCGCCCCAGCCCAGGCCcgcagcgcatccaagaaggCGCTCGCCGAGGCGTCCAGACTGTCCGCGAAGGCGTTCAACGACCTCACCTCCGCCCGCCACCACACCCGCTTCGACCCCGACGCCGTCGTCGCCCTGCTATCCAGCATCGGCCTCTCCCGCGCCGACATCGCCGACGTCGTCGCCGCCGACCCGCTGTTCCTCCGCTCTAGGGTGGACAGGCTCGGGCCCCGCCTCCGCGACCTCCGCGACAGCGTGGGGCTCTCCGTTCCCCAGATCGCCCGCTTCCTCGCGGTCGGCTCCCGGTTGATGCGCGGCTGCAGCGACCTCGGTCCCAAGATCCAGTTCTACGTCAACTTCTTTGGCTCATTCGAGAAGCTACTATCGTTCATGAAGGGGAACAACTCCCTTCTAACCGCGGACCTTGATAAGGTGATCAAGCCTAACATCGCCTTGCTTCGCCAGCGCGGCCTAAGTGTTCGAGATATTGCCCAGCTGTGTTCAAGGAACGCGCGGCTGCTTACGTTCAACCCGGAGCGTGTGCAGGAGGTCTTGCAGCGCGCGGAAGAGCTTGGGGTGCCCCGCAGCTCGGGGAAGTTCAGGCAGGCCGTGGCGGCTCTCGCCTGTACCACCAAACAGAGGGATACTGCCATGCTTGAGTTTTTGAAGACAACTCTCGGCTGCTCCAAGAGCGAAGCTGCCATTGCAGTGTCCAAGGTACCAGTCATTTTATCATTGTCTGAGCAGAATCTTCTCCGTAAGTTTCAATTCATGATCAATGACGTTGGACTGGAGCCACAGTACATTCTGGAAAGGTCTATCCTGTTCACACACAGCCTGGAGAAGCGGCTAGTGCCCCGGCATTGTGTCATGAAGATCCTGCTCGCAAAGGGATTGCTGGAGACCAATTTGAGCTTTTACTCAATAGCTAGAATGGGAGAGAAGAGTTTCAGATTGAGGTTCATCGACTATCATAAGGACTCTGTTACTGGGCTTGCGGATGCATATGCCGCTGCCTGTCGGGGCCGTGTGCCCTCCGGCGACCAGCTTTAACATCTTTAAGATCCCAGATATTGTTCAGACAGTTGGTATAATTGCAACTCATGCTCATTTGCATTTACTTTCTCAACTTTCGGTTTCTGCAATAGAACTACTACTGATCTTTGGCTGCACATAGCCTAAGTCGTGCTTATCTATGGTGAACTGGTCTGAGCTATTCTAGATCCTTACCCTTTTTTTTAGTGTACTAGTCACTTATCCTACCTAGCGCATGGCTAAAGATTGGCCTGAAGTTAGCTGTTCTTCTTCAGATTGGTCATTGTTACAGTACTTAAGATACTAGGAATTTGACACCTGACAGTACTAGCCTCCCTTTTCTCTGACCATGTCTGTTCAgtatgttttttttaaaaaaaaaatctcagATTATGTTTGCCTAGCTCAAACTAGTCACTGATAATTTTACGAGGCTTTCCTATTTCCTATTGAACTTAATCCATTGCTTTCACTTCTACTGTCGTTTACATTGTACGTATATTACTTTATTGAGGCTTGATTGGGCAGTGGCCAGAAATACTGCAGATAGAGAGCTCTCTATGGAACACTTGTGTGTCAAAACTTGTGTTCTAAAGACCAATAAAATACTCATGCTTTCTATCAACTAATGTTGTAGCCAAGGATATGAGCCCACTGGTAAGGGAGAGGACTTTATATTGGTGAACTGTAAACCTATTGATATTGCCTAACAGACACCACTTGGCTCCTAGGTACATGCTTGAATTATCACGTTTGGTACAGTTATGAAGTGCAACGAAACAGTAGGTACAAGAAGTTAACGGCTTGCCT is part of the Panicum hallii strain FIL2 chromosome 2, PHallii_v3.1, whole genome shotgun sequence genome and encodes:
- the LOC112882542 gene encoding transcription termination factor MTEF1, chloroplastic-like isoform X2; its protein translation is MLRLRNRLLPLVSAASQLPSPIHRSDCFRLLSNSPAPFSLEDYLVASCGLAPAQARSASKKALAEASRLSAKAFNDLTSARHHTRFDPDAVVALLSSIGLSRADIADVVAADPLFLRSRVDRLGPRLRDLRDSVGLSVPQIARFLAVGSRLMRGCSDLGPKIQFYVNFFGSFEKLLSFMKGNNSLLTADLDKEVLQRAEELGVPRSSGKFRQAVAALACTTKQRDTAMLEFLKTTLGCSKSEAAIAVSKVPVILSLSEQNLLRKFQFMINDVGLEPQYILERSILFTHSLEKRLVPRHCVMKILLAKGLLETNLSFYSIARMGEKSFRLRFIDYHKDSVTGLADAYAAACRGRVPSGDQL
- the LOC112882542 gene encoding uncharacterized protein LOC112882542 isoform X1, which produces MLRLRNRLLPLVSAASQLPSPIHRSDCFRLLSNSPAPFSLEDYLVASCGLAPAQARSASKKALAEASRLSAKAFNDLTSARHHTRFDPDAVVALLSSIGLSRADIADVVAADPLFLRSRVDRLGPRLRDLRDSVGLSVPQIARFLAVGSRLMRGCSDLGPKIQFYVNFFGSFEKLLSFMKGNNSLLTADLDKVIKPNIALLRQRGLSVRDIAQLCSRNARLLTFNPERVQEVLQRAEELGVPRSSGKFRQAVAALACTTKQRDTAMLEFLKTTLGCSKSEAAIAVSKYILERSILFTHSLEKRLVPRHCVMKILLAKGLLETNLSFYSIARMGEKSFRLRFIDYHKDSVTGLADAYAAACRGRVPSGDQL